DNA from Nitrospina gracilis Nb-211:
CGTGTCAGCCTCGCCGACTTTCGGGACCAGGTGGTGATCCTCAACCTGTGGGCGACGTGGTGTGGCCCGTGCCGGATTGAGATGCCGGGATTCGAAAACCTGTACCGGCGTTTTCGGTCGGAAGGGCTGACGGTTCTCGCAGTGAGCCTGGACAAGGACAACGATCAAAAGGTGCGCGACTTCGTGGAAGAGTACGGGCTGTCGTTCCCGGTGTTGCTGGACGCGCAACAGAAAGTGGAGAGTAGCTACAACACCTTCACCATTCCCACCACTTACGTTATCGATCGCACGGGGCGCATCGTGGCTGTGGTGGACGGCGCCAAGAACTGGGAGGCGCAGGAAACCTTCGACGCCCTCGAGATCCTGCTCAAACCATCCTGAAACCTCCGGGACCGCGGTCCCATCCATCGTGATTCCGTGATATGGAAGTGCATTCCGAAATCCTCTCCGCCAACGAACTGTTCTACGAAGCGTTCAACAAGCAGAACCTGGATGCGATGAAATCGTTGTGGCAGGACGACGGCTCGTGCATCTGCATCCATCCCGGCTGGCCGGTTTTACGCGGGTTCGATTCCATCATCCAAAGCTGGAAAGACATTTTCGACAACACGGACCACATGGAAATCCGCCTGAGCGATGTGAGCGTGGTGGTGTCCGCGGACATGGCCTGGGTGAGTTGCCAGGAGAACCTGTTCTCCATCCACATGGCGGGGGTGCAGACCTCGCACGTGCACACCACCAACCTGTTCCGCCAGGTCAACGGCACGTGGAAGATGATTTTGCATCATGCCGCGTCGGTGCCGTCGCCTTCTTCCACCAGCGAAGACGAACGCTGACACGTTCCATCCGTCCGCCATCAACTCCGTAGATGGCACGCCACCCAATGGCCGGGCGCGACTTCTTTCAACTCCGGCACCTCGGTCTCGCACTGTTTTTCCTTGATCGGACAGCGCGGATGAAAGGCGCATCCGGCTGGCGGATTCGACGCGCTCGGCGCATCGCCTGCCACGACTTTCCTTTCGCGGGGACGAACCGCATCCATTTTCGGAATCGCATCGAGCAGGGCCTCGGTGTACGGGTGTCTGGGCGAGGCGTACAGCGTTTCGCTCGACGCCATCTCGACA
Protein-coding regions in this window:
- a CDS encoding peroxiredoxin family protein, translating into MKSIGSKKRDFTLIKKYAAIYIVLFAGALMAFVSHYYETPVTPEEVQVASVYTQERSAVGYMAPGFTVRNLDGNRVSLADFRDQVVILNLWATWCGPCRIEMPGFENLYRRFRSEGLTVLAVSLDKDNDQKVRDFVEEYGLSFPVLLDAQQKVESSYNTFTIPTTYVIDRTGRIVAVVDGAKNWEAQETFDALEILLKPS
- a CDS encoding nuclear transport factor 2 family protein, whose protein sequence is MEVHSEILSANELFYEAFNKQNLDAMKSLWQDDGSCICIHPGWPVLRGFDSIIQSWKDIFDNTDHMEIRLSDVSVVVSADMAWVSCQENLFSIHMAGVQTSHVHTTNLFRQVNGTWKMILHHAASVPSPSSTSEDER